A single window of Debaryomyces hansenii CBS767 chromosome F complete sequence DNA harbors:
- a CDS encoding DEHA2F23276p (some similarities with uniprot|Q00539 Saccharomyces cerevisiae YHR086W NAM8 RNA binding protein component of the U1 snRNP protein), with protein MSHYNSGGGYRSRGGSSSYQSQRDYRQYNNSSGNHYSSGGYGNYNKYNSNQYQSQVQQRKPYNRSNNYQANYPPRNNYQNSYDQGNHSAENQNQLWMGDLDPSWDENAIKKIWSAFGETPVAVKIIRDKFAVDSTDSKSNAGYCFVSFANQKAVSTAVLKNGLQIPGSTKVFKLNWASGSGSTIPQENNFKPIGKTHNDYSIFVGDLGSDVTEPMLFECFNKVYPNQVKQAKIMFDPVTKLSKGFGFVRFSTSFTQQKALNEMNGTIAGSRPIRVGMAAGSSNNAVGQDTFSKSETPVASNVHIAQPQPSLNAHTDPNNTTIIIKGLSSKFSEDELCSYFIAFGDIVYCKLSSDFNSGIIKYFLRSSAESALLFMHGSIANDCRVVVNWGKSDDAESSKINFMPNDSKSYNKASPAPLHYGSFTEHNIRFDKLSKEQALKIRLNILEESEPIPTDKLNEIYISGKLHRDELLDSATF; from the coding sequence ATGTCACACTACAATTCAGGAGGAGGGTATAGATCACGGGGTGGAAGCTCATCGTACCAATCCCAACGTGATTATCGTCAATATAACAACAGTAGTGGAAACCACTATAGCAGTGGCGGATACGGTAattacaataaatataactccaatcaatatcaatcaCAAGTACAACAAAGAAAACCATACAATAGAAGTAATAATTATCAAGCAAATTATCCACCTAGAAACAACTATCAAAATTCGTATGATCAAGGTAATCATTCTGCAGAGAATCAAAACCAACTATGGATGGGTGATTTAGATCCATCGTGGGATGAAAATgcaataaaaaaaatatggTCAGCATTTGGAGAGACCCCAGTGGCAGTTAAGATAATTAGAGATAAATTTGCAGTTGACTCTACtgattcaaaatctaaCGCTGGTTATTGTTTTGTATCGTTTGCGAACCAAAAGGCGGTTTCAACTGCagttttgaaaaatggtttACAGATACCGGGATCTACAAAGGTATTTAAATTGAACTGGGCGAGTGGTTCTGGATCTACGATTCCCCAAGAAAATAACTTCAAACCAATAGGTAAAACACATAATGATTATTCGATTTTTGTAGGGGACTTGGGATCAGATGTCACAGAACCTATGCTATTTGAATGCTTCAATAAAGTTTACCCTAACCAAGTCAAACAAGCAAAGATCATGTTTGACCCAGTTACTAAACTATCCAAGGGATTTGGTTTCGTTAGATTTAGCACTAGCTTCACGCAACAAAAAGCTTTGAATGAAATGAATGGGACTATTGCCGGGAGTCGACCAATAAGGGTTGGGATGGCTGCTGGTAGCAGCAATAATGCAGTGGGACAGGACACATTTTCTAAATCGGAAACTCCAGTTGCTTCCAATGTCCATATAGCACAACCACAACCGTCATTGAATGCGCACACAGATCCAAACAATACCACTATTATAATAAAGGGGTTGTCATCTAAATTCAGTGAAGACGAACTATGTTCATATTTCATAGCGTTTGGAGATATTGTGTATTGCAAATTATCGTCCGATTTTAATTCTGGCATTATAAAATACTTTCTCCGCTCGTCTGCTGAATCCgctttattatttatgcATGGAAGTATAGCTAACGATTGCAGAGTAGTAGTAAATTGGGGTAAAAGTGATGATGCCGAACTGTCTAAGATCAATTTTATGCCAAACGATTCGAAATCCTATAACAAAGCGTCGCCAGCTCCATTGCATTACGGCTCATTTACTGAACACAATATAAGATTCGATAAATTAAGCAAAGAACAAGCGCTTAAAATTCGTTTGAATATACTAGAGGAGAGTGAGCCAATTCCTACTGATAAacttaatgaaatatatattagtgGTAAACTACACAGAGATGAATTACTCGATTCTGCAACATTTTAG
- a CDS encoding DEHA2F23342p (highly similar to uniprot|P16622 Saccharomyces cerevisiae YOR176W HEM15 Ferrochelatase): protein MLLSTSRINVLRKSSNWFRCSLSTSGGARSPTGIVFMNMGGPSKTKDTYDFLLRLFSDQDLIPLGYFQNSLAKFIARRRTPSIEKNYDDIGGGSPIRYWSEYQCKKVCEILDKTNPETAPHKPYVAFRYANPLTEHTLKQMMDDGIKRAVAFSQYPQFSYSTSGSSMNELYRKTLELDSKRSINWSFIDRWPKQKGFINAFSKHINDKLQEFPEQDRDKVIVMFSAHSLPMEIVNRGDSYPAEVASTVYAIMENLKFKNPYRLVWQSQVGPKPWLGGQTAKIVEKLEKNEDVKGIVLVPVAFTSDHIETLHELDIELQEECTNPEKVKRAESLNGNEEFIEGLADLVQDHLKSGQLYSNQLELDCILGGEKATGTFKHPSELFGDHSKSQ from the coding sequence ATGTTACTAAGTACTAGTCGAATTAATGTTCTTCGAAAATCAAGTAATTGGTTTAGGTGTTCTCTTTCTACTAGTGGCGGTGCAAGATCACCAACAGGAATTGTATTCATGAATATGGGAGGCCCTTCGAAAACTAAAGACACATATGACTTCTTGTTAAGATTGTTCTCTGATCAGGATTTGATTCCGTTAGGGTATTTTCAGAACTCTTTGGCTAAATTTATTGCAAGACGTCGTACTCCATCcattgaaaagaattatGATGATATCGGTGGCGGATCACCAATTAGATATTGGTCTGAATATCAATGTAAGAAAGTCTGTGAGATCTTAGATAAGACAAATCCAGAAACAGCTCCACATAAACCATACGTGGCATTTCGTTATGCTAATCCATTGACTGAGCATACGTTGAAGCAAATGATGGATGATGGTATTAAGCGGGCAGTTGCTTTCTCCCAGTACCCACAATTCTCTTATTCCACTTCAGGATCATCTATGAATGAATTATACAGAAAGACTTTAGAGCTTGATAGCAAACGCTCTATCAATTGGTCTTTTATTGACAGGTGGCCAAAGCAAAAAGGTTTCATTAATGCGTTCAGCAAGCATATTAACGATAAATTGCAAGAATTTCCAGAACAAGATAGGGATAAGGTTATTGTTATGTTCTCGGCCCATTCTTTACCTATGGAAATTGTTAACAGAGGAGACTCTTATCCAGCCGAAGTTGCAAGTACTGTTTATGCAATTATGGAGAATCTTAAATTCAAGAACCCATATCGTTTAGTATGGCAATCCCAAGTAGGCCCAAAACCATGGTTAGGAGGACAGACTGctaaaattgttgaaaaattagagaaGAATGAGGATGTCAAGGGAATTGTATTGGTCCCTGTTGCGTTTACCTCTGACCATATTGAAACATTGCACGAAttagatattgaattacaAGAGGAGTGTACAAATCCAGAAAAGGTCAAGAGAGCTGAATCCTTGAAtggaaatgaagaattcattGAAGGATTAGCTGATTTAGTACAGGACCATTTAAAGTCAGGTCAATTGTACTCGAATCAATTAGAATTAGATTGTATATTAGGGGGTGAAAAGGCTACTGGTACTTTCAAGCACCCAAGTGAATTATTCGGAGACCATTCTAAGTCCCAATGA
- a CDS encoding DEHA2F23254p (similar to uniprot|P24719 Saccharomyces cerevisiae YOR351C MEK1 Meiosis-specific serine/threonine protein kinase), which translates to MNTTKEIISQIEPAKDSIQSIGNENIDEDRCMIAIRSGEIITAGRAEKACKMVFQHSTVSSVHFMVWGIQFDADSVPLVYLRDVSLNGMLVNGETVGRNQTALLYDGDIIEVRCVAVFRFREFECAQWSQTPKRQSTIKDWTISYRMLGSGSFGSVYVAKYKDEKKNFAVKVIKGLSNSNNPSLRQERFKNEAEILSKINHVHDTLLLDEHIYIFEDLICGGDLFSYLIKGNCLKAIPENEVILIVFQLLQALDYLHNSLQVIHRDLKLDNVLLKAPIPCTKIILCDFGIAKSLQRLNQRTKTIVGTVEYSAPEIFTLDKRLNEHNNIQAFTKTWFKGEGYDYKCDTWSLGIMIHIMLSGISPFYSDGDEVGMVKSAKLGQLNFGRHQWQNVSPAAKDFIRKLVEIDPIKRYNIDECIKHEWISKRQPQLQQIYESKILHQ; encoded by the exons ATGAATACGAcgaaagaaataataagtCAAATAGAGCCGGCCAAAGATTCAATTCAGAGCATaggaaatgaaaatattgatgagGATAGATGCATGATAGCCATACGTTCCGGGGAAATAATTACTGCAGGAAGAGCAGAGAAGGCATGCAAAATGGTATTTCAACACTCCACTGTATCACTGGTGCATTTTATGGTTTGGGGAATTCAGTTCGATGCGGATAGCGTCCCATTGGTCTACTTACGCGATGTATCGCTCAATGGGATGTTGGTGAACGGAGAGACAGTAGGGCGTAATCAGACAGCTCTTCTCTACGATGGGGATATCATAGAAGTGAGATGTGTAGCTGTATTTAGGTTTCGGGAATTTGAATGTGCCCAATGGCTGCAAACACCAAAGAGACAGAGTACAATCAAGGACTGGACCATAAGCTACAGGATGTTGGGTTCAGGTTCTTTTGGATCGGTGTATGTCGCGAAGTATAAggatgaaaagaaaaactTTGCAGTCAAGGTAATAAAGGGGTTAAGCAACTCAAATAATCCGTCGTTACGCCAGGAACGGTTTAAAAATGAAGCTGAAATTTTACTGAAAATAAACCAC GTCCACGATACCCTTTTACTTGACGAACATATCTACATTTTTGAAGACTTAATTTGTGGAGGGGACTTATTTTCGTATCTTATTAAGGGAAATTGCCTTAAGGCAATACCCGAGAACGAGGTGATTCTTATAGTATTCCAACTTTTGCAAGCGCTTGACTATTTACATAATCTGCTCCAAGTAATCCATAgagatttgaaattggacAATGTTTTGCTTAAAGCACCGATACCGTGTACAAAAATTATACTTTGTGACTTTGGCATTGCGAAATCGTTACAACGCTTGAATCAACGAACAAAAACCATAGTCGGTACCGTGGAATACAGTGCACCTGAGATATTTACTCTTGATAAAAGACTAAATgaacataataatatacaagCCTTCACTAAAACATGGTTTAAAGGTGAGGGTTACGATTACAAATGCGATACTTGGTCACTAGGTATTATGATTCATATTATGTTATCCGGTATATCACCCTTTTACAGTGATGGCGACGAAGTTGGAATGGTCAAGAGTGCTAAATTAGGACAACTTAATTTTGGACGACACCAATGGCAAAACGTGAGTCCTGCTGCAAAAGATTTTATTCGAAAGTTAGTGGAAATCGATCCCATTAAAagatataatattgatgaatgcATAAAACATGAGTGGATTTCAAAACGCCAGCCCCAACTACAGCAAATTTATGAATCGAAAATACTACATCAGTAG
- a CDS encoding DEHA2F23298p (weakly similar to CA4486|IPF9162 Candida albicans IPF9162 and KLLA0F20207g Kluyveromyces lactis IPF 537.1), protein MVKRKPNVFGSSSDSDSDSEYHKVVNTKRKKKPPIFDTIKNNDIDRRGCENEHDEEEDYMKYSTENLLNEDKEGIDHSNTKRFEGMKYDEVQQVKREEALNQSLFTNKHAKNSIGLSIMEKMGFKVGDSLGNAGKDEKIVTTPIDVSIKTNRLGIGASNSKQNSQSGPQTEVDVSGYRDRIQKSKTNSKNEFMINKAMKICFELSGDSEEYYNDKNIFKPQEVNILWRPYVIDIIEKDSANRLNQKVIRIDENKEPESRTCTNRENLDKDYELYLLSEPLDKLERLLKYMRHSHHYCFYCGCSFKDQKDLIGSCPGIHEEDHLDL, encoded by the coding sequence ATGGTTAAGAGGAAGCCTAACGTTTTTGGTAGCTCttctgattctgattcCGATTCTGAATACCATAAGGTTGTAAATACCAAGCGCAAGAAGAAGCCGCCTATATTTGATACcataaaaaataatgatattgacaGGCGTGGGTGTGAAAATGAAcatgatgaagaagaggattatatgaaatattcaacgGAGAATTTGCtcaatgaagataaagaagGGATAGATCATTCCAACACAAAGAGGTTTGAAGGAATGAAATATGACGAAGTTCAACAGGTCAAACGAGAAGAAGCTTTAAACCAGTCTTTATTCACTAACAAACATGCAAAAAACTCTATTGGTCTCAGTATTATGGAAAAGATGGGATTCAAGGTTGGAGACTCGTTGGGTAATGCGGGAAAAGATGAGAAAATAGTAACAACCCCTATAGACGTACTGATCAAAACAAATAGATTAGGGATAGGAGCATCCAATTCTAAACAGAATAGTCAATCGGGACCGCAAACCGAGGTAGACGTCCTGGGGTATAGGGACCGTATTCAGAAATCGAAAACCAACAgtaaaaatgaattcatGATAAATAAGGCCATGAAAATTTGTTTCGAACTAAGTGGAGATTctgaagaatattataatgataaaaacaTTTTCAAACCTCAAGAAGTGAATATACTATGGAGACCCTACGTGATAGATATAATAGAAAAGGATCTGGCTAATAGGCTCAACCAGAAGGTTATAAGAATAGATGAAAACAAAGAACCTGAGTCCCGAACTTGTACGAATAGAGAAAACCTTGATAAGGACTATGAGCTATATTTACTATCCGAACCCTTGGATAAATTGGAGAGGCTTCTAAAATATATGAGGCATAGCCATCATTATTGCTTTTATTGCGGATGTTCGTTTAAGGACCAGAAAGATTTGATTGGAAGTTGTCCAGGTATACACGAAGAAGATCATCTCGAtctataa
- a CDS encoding DEHA2F23364p (similar to uniprot|Q08548 Saccharomyces cerevisiae YOR175C Hypothetical ORF) codes for MISQQLQSYITQFSETTGLPDSQLKILLCTLLSFPFSVIFKRLPDQNYALKNAYNISVSAFYIFGILELYSGLQTLLFSSLGCYFITRYVRTSSMPWINFLFLMTHLAYSHFHEQFFQVYNPAKIDITGAQMVLVMKLSAFGWNVYDAKQSKEALTSFTKDRIVKKHPNLLSYFGYVFFYASLLTGPAFDFADYDKFIHSTLFDDVPDSKRPGKRRKRRIPRSGIPALKKTIQGAFWAVALLVLSKYVSLEYVLGGKFVKEHGFIYRIFYLWALGFYHRLPYYTIWLIAEGSCIQCGIGYNGYDSETDSFKWDRVQNIDPYKFETGQNCHVCLESWNMNTNKWLKHYVHRRIAKKGKKPGFKSTLFTFLTSAFWHGTRPGYYLTFVMGAFLQTIGKIYRHNFRPMFLQKDGVTPKPTKKIYDSVCYVCTQLAFGFIVQPFMILDFKQSLYCWSTVNFYVQIATFITIFAFKGPYSKSLTAWCRSHHDSLKKNDDVARPEHKLSEEEAAKARDAVSTLLEKGDERFRSPNLGVPPIDILESIDQEDIDEDLKELGDVWTSFRGRISHLKDDDFEGLKDAYNNFTNEIEETFHVKKEDFLAKKQS; via the coding sequence ATGATATCACAGCAGCTCCAAAGCTATATTACACAATTCCTGGAAACAACAGGGTTGCCTGATTCgcaattgaaaatcttGTTATGTACATTGCTATCATTTCCATTTAGCGTTATCTTCAAGAGGTTACCAGATCAAAATTatgctttgaaaaatgcATACAACATCTCAGTTTCGGCATTTTATATCTTCGGTATATTGGAATTGTATTCTGGATTGCAGACTTTGCTTTTTTCATCATTGGGATGTTACTTTATTACCAGATATGTAAGAACCTCATCAATGCCGTGGAtcaatttccttttttTAATGACCCATTTAGCTTACAGCCATTTCCATGAACAATTCTTTCAAGTGTATAATCCTGCAAAAATCGATATAACAGGTGCTCAAATGGTGTTGGTTATGAAATTGTCTGCCTTTGGTTGGAACGTTTACGATGCAAAGCAATCTAAAGAAGCGTTAACCTCATTCACCAAAGATCGTATCGTTAAAAAGCATCCAAACTTACTCTCTTACTTTGGTTATGTTTTCTTTTATGCTTCATTATTAACAGGGCCAGCTTTTGACTTTGCGGATTATGATAAGTTTATTCATTCtacattatttgatgaCGTGCCCGACTCTAAACGTCCAggaaagagaagaaagcGTAGGATCCCAAGAAGTGGTATTCCGGCGCTTAAGAAAACTATACAAGGGGCTTTTTGGGCCGTAGCCTTACTTGTTTTGTCCAAATATGTGAGTCTTGAGTACGTATTAGGTGGTAAATTTGTTAAGGAACATGGATTCATATACCGTATCTTTTATTTGTGGGCTTTAGGATTTTATCATAGGTTACCATACTATACAATTTGGCTAATTGCAGAAGGTTCATGTATTCAATGTGGTATAGGTTATAATGGATACGATTCTGAGACTGATTCATTCAAATGGGACCGTGTACAAAATATTGATCcatataaatttgaaactGGACAAAACTGCCATGTATGTTTAGAATCTTGGAATATGAACACCAATAAGTGGTTAAAACATTATGTTCATAGGAGAATTGCGAAGAAAGGTAAGAAACCTGGCTTTAAGAGTACTCTTTTTACCTTTTTAACAAGTGCATTTTGGCATGGAACTAGACCTGGATATTATTTAACCTTTGTAATGGGAGCATTCTTACAGACTATAGGTAAAATCTACCGCCATAACTTTCGTCCTATGTTCCTTCAGAAAGATGGTGTCACTCCAAAACCAACCAAAAAGATATATGACTCGGTATGCTACGTTTGTACACAATTGGCATTCGGCTTTATTGTTCAGCCTTTCATGATTTTGGATTTTAAGCAATCGCTTTACTGCTGGCTGACCGTCAATTTTTATGTCCAGATTGCGACCTTCATAACTATATTTGCATTTAAGGGTCCTTACAGCAAATCCCTCACTGCGTGGTGTAGGTCTCATCATGACTCACTCAAGAAGAATGATGATGTTGCTCGTCCTGAGCATAAGTTatctgaagaagaagcagctAAAGCCCGAGACGCTGTAAGTACGCTTTTAGAAAAGGGGGATGAAAGATTTAGAAGTCCTAATTTAGGCGTACCACCTATTGATATATTGGAATCCATTGACCAAGAGGATatagatgaagatttgaaagaattaggTGACGTATGGACTTCGTTCCGAGGACGTATTTCACATCttaaagatgatgatttcgAGGGCTTGAAAGATGCGTACAACAATTTCACCAACGAAATTGAGGAAACTTTTCATGtcaaaaaagaagatttcTTAGCCAAAAAGCAAAGCTGA
- a CDS encoding DEHA2F23320p (some similarities with uniprot|Q12343 Saccharomyces cerevisiae YOR174W MED4 Member of RNA Polymerase II transcriptional regulation mediator): MEPKYFINTVLPNIRKITQFIIGQVMIPHKKNDSSFLSVPVSRVGSTQRLNQLASHGVATGSPNAYSSIPSTPSAYVSSSLNPTKGISAGPESSNQIITKEDRDAFGKLSIVEKVNEFEQNLTNLSFKVSSFKEDELASLIGKLIELNDIICSEIGELKKHRDLGILIKGLKDDQAHLDNTSKIILKELITYRNELKKLPRLPSNKNKASVFPSPNDSKVDVNEVLKYASKLSKFTKAPPTVSNLPFQIHPNNYVWPAEDALRRGMLAMSSIKVDDIINAELGEDTLEVKEEAIKKVEDNKVESITNSPPAERRGSFGERTGESRKQESQGALDLDLFDPDEEDFSD; encoded by the coding sequence ATGGaaccaaaatatttcataaatACCGTACTACCAAATATACGTAAAATCACTCAGTTTATTATAGGCCAAGTTATGATCCCTCATAAGAAGAACGATTCATCTTTCCTATCAGTTCCAGTATCTCGTGTGGGATCTACTCAAAGATTAAACCAGTTGGCGTCTCATGGTGTTGCTACTGGTAGCCCGAATGCATATAGTTCTATTCCATCTACACCAAGTGCATATGTTTCCTCTTCGTTAAATCCTACAAAAGGAATATCAGCAGGACCAGAATCATCTAATCAGATAATAACGAAAGAAGATAGGGACGCATTTGGGAAATTGTCTATAGTTGAAAAAGTAAATGAATTCGAACAAAATTTAACTAATCTCTCCTTCAAAGTTTCATCTTTTAAGGAAGACGAGTTAGCTCTGTTGATCGGCAAGTTGATcgaattgaatgatatcATATGCTCTGAAATAGGTGAATTAAAAAAGCATCGAGATTTGGGTATACTTATTAAAGGCCTTAAAGACGACCAAGCTCATTTAGATAATACCTCgaaaattatattgaaGGAGTTAATAACATATCGAAATGAGCTAAAAAAGTTACCACGATTACCTTCGAATAAAAATAAAGCTTCAGTATTTCCAAGTCCAAATGATAGTAAAGTGGATGTAAATGAGGTTTTGAAGTATGCTCTGAAGCTTTCTAAATTTACAAAGGCACCACCTACAGTTTCCAATTTACcctttcaaattcatccTAATAATTACGTATGGCCTGCAGAGGATGCTTTACGAAGGGGCATGCTAGCGATGAGTTCGATAAAAGTAGACGATATAATCAACGCAGAGTTAGGGGAGGACACATTGGAGGTGAAGGAAGAAGCAATAAAGAAAGTTGAAGACAATAAAGTTGAAAGTATAACGAATTCACCACCTGCAGAACGTAGGGGATCTTTTGGAGAACGCACAGGTGAATCAAGAAAACAAGAAAGCCAGGGTGCTCTAGATTTAGACTTGTTCGATCctgacgaagaagattttTCAGACTAG